Proteins encoded together in one Salvelinus fontinalis isolate EN_2023a chromosome 6, ASM2944872v1, whole genome shotgun sequence window:
- the LOC129858157 gene encoding uncharacterized protein LOC129858157, whose product MYTALISRTGLTNPPVIQSTKRELAQASKGSSAVINYMHHFFTNYGVEKTRVDLNCDNCSGQNKNKFVLWYCAWWTMYKLHHNWDFHFLITGHTTFATDLCFSLIKQRFRQTRVNTLSEIAGVVKDSTVTGVNIPELVGLDDGTVLVESYGWQQHLTPYFRPLARTSSTSTSALMLWSLVLSLRSVQTVKTRFQLLRNADILPPIDGLPVKAPPGLDTARQHIFDKIREFCDKEAMDITCPAPKGRTETGSPNIDSLVHAWFGRSSHQHYLQCLYSNDSLLTHTLLLFFGVILLLSHFTPDYMYS is encoded by the exons atgtatacag CATTAATCAGTAGAACAGGCCTGACTAATCCACCAGTCATACAGTCAAcaaaaagagagctggcccaagCAAGCAAAGGCAGCAGCGCAGTCATCAACTACATGCACCATTTCTTCACCAACTACGGAGTTGAGAAAACACGTGTGGACCTgaattgtgataactgcagtggccaaaacaagaacaagtttgtgctctggtattgtgcctgGTGGACCATGTACAAGCTACACCACAATTGGGACTttcacttcctgatcacaggccacaccaCGTTTGCCACTGACTTGTGCTTCAGCCTCATCAAGCAGCGCTTCAGACagaccagagtgaacactttgtctgagattgctggtgttgtgaaggacagcactgtgacaggggtcaacatcccaGAGCTGGTTGGACTAGATGAtggtacggtgctggtggaaagctatggctggcaacaacacctgactccgtACTTCAGGCCGCTGGCCAGAAcaagcagtaccagcacttcag ctttgatgctctggagcctggtgttgtctCTAAGGAGCGTTCAGACTGTCAagaccaggtttcagctgctgcgcaatgctgacatccttcctcccatagatggtctgcctgtaaaagcaccacctggactggacacagctagacaacatATTTTTGAcaagatcagggagttttgcgacaaagaggctatggacatcacatgccctgcaccaaagggcaggacagaaacaggctctccgaatATAGATTCCTTAGTTCATGCGTGGTTTGGACGGtccagtcatcagcactatctgcagtgcctctattcaaatgactctctcctaacacataCGTTGCTGCTATTTTTTGGTGttatcctgctgctcagccactttacccctgattacatgtacagttga